In a single window of the Leptospira sanjuanensis genome:
- a CDS encoding TetR/AcrR family transcriptional regulator: MPKVVDHDAYRISILKRCLDLFARKGYATVTMREISRELRVSTGTLYHYFPTKEVLFEQMARWIVRDDAEQLEAIRIESRSKDFRERLEVLFDFVKEREGHFQKLILIASDLYRLEESEPARAILKECSSVFRDAIESHLALNNEELEKLFFGVLIGTVFQRMLDRETADFEKTFSLVRGFAPLISIGLLLEPKRA, from the coding sequence TTGCCAAAGGTTGTAGATCACGATGCGTATCGAATTTCCATTTTAAAGCGTTGCCTCGATTTGTTTGCAAGGAAGGGGTATGCGACGGTCACGATGCGGGAGATTTCCAGAGAGCTTCGTGTTTCTACGGGAACTCTATATCATTATTTTCCGACAAAGGAAGTTTTGTTCGAGCAAATGGCGCGATGGATCGTTCGGGACGACGCGGAGCAATTGGAAGCGATTCGGATCGAAAGTCGATCAAAGGATTTTCGGGAAAGGCTTGAGGTTCTTTTCGATTTCGTGAAAGAAAGGGAAGGGCATTTTCAAAAACTCATTCTGATCGCTTCCGATCTTTACCGATTGGAAGAGTCCGAACCGGCAAGGGCGATCTTAAAGGAATGTTCTTCCGTCTTTCGGGACGCGATCGAAAGTCACCTCGCGTTGAATAACGAGGAACTGGAAAAACTGTTCTTCGGAGTTTTGATCGGAACCGTTTTTCAAAGAATGCTGGATCGCGAAACGGCGGATTTTGAAAAGACGTTCTCCCTTGTCAGAGGTTTTGCTCCTTTGATTTCGATCGGTTTGTTATTGGAACCTAAAAGAGCATGA
- a CDS encoding alkane 1-monooxygenase: MTNLKRYSFIVCFLVPAFAVLGYYLGGAYNFLTFAVVFGLLPILDVVIGADPSNPVEEEVPALQTEFYFRFLTYIWAWVQFGLVLWALYEIQTKNLSALEWWGFVLAIGINTGGIGITVAHELGHKSRKIEQWYSKFILMTVCYMHFFIEHNRGHHVNVSTHEDPASSRKGESFYRFYPRTVFGSYFSAWKLEAKRLSKAGKSSFSLENEMISSTIIPLLFIGFVTATLTLYTGRFSWEVPAFFFVQSFIAFSLLELVNYIEHYGLQRKEIAPGKFEKVQPIHSWNQNFAVSNAFLFHLQRHSDHHANAGRRYSALRHFEESPQLPYGYEVMVLIALFPPLWFKIMDWRLEAWKKKYYGETALAAGAKA; this comes from the coding sequence ATGACCAATTTGAAACGTTATTCGTTTATCGTTTGTTTTTTAGTGCCGGCCTTTGCGGTGCTCGGATATTATTTAGGCGGAGCATATAACTTTCTTACCTTCGCGGTTGTGTTCGGTTTATTACCGATCTTGGACGTTGTGATCGGAGCCGATCCGTCCAATCCGGTGGAAGAGGAAGTTCCTGCGTTACAGACCGAATTCTACTTTCGATTTTTGACATATATTTGGGCGTGGGTCCAATTCGGTCTTGTCCTTTGGGCCTTGTACGAAATTCAAACGAAGAATCTTTCCGCTCTGGAATGGTGGGGATTCGTTCTGGCGATCGGTATCAACACCGGAGGAATCGGCATTACCGTGGCGCACGAATTGGGTCATAAAAGCAGGAAGATCGAACAATGGTATTCCAAGTTCATTCTGATGACCGTTTGTTATATGCATTTTTTCATCGAACATAACCGCGGCCATCACGTGAATGTTTCGACTCACGAAGACCCGGCTTCTTCCCGAAAAGGCGAATCCTTTTACCGTTTTTATCCGAGAACGGTTTTCGGTTCTTATTTTTCCGCTTGGAAGTTGGAAGCGAAACGTCTTTCGAAAGCGGGTAAATCTTCGTTTTCTTTGGAGAATGAAATGATCTCTTCCACGATCATTCCACTTCTGTTTATCGGATTCGTTACTGCGACATTAACTCTTTATACCGGTCGTTTTTCCTGGGAAGTTCCGGCGTTCTTTTTCGTTCAGAGTTTTATAGCATTCTCCCTTTTGGAACTCGTAAATTACATCGAGCACTACGGTCTTCAAAGAAAGGAGATCGCTCCCGGAAAATTCGAAAAAGTGCAGCCGATCCATTCTTGGAATCAAAATTTTGCGGTGAGTAACGCGTTTTTGTTTCATCTTCAAAGGCATTCGGATCATCATGCGAACGCAGGAAGACGTTATTCCGCTTTAAGACATTTCGAGGAAAGTCCGCAGCTTCCGTACGGATATGAAGTGATGGTGTTGATTGCCCTGTTTCCTCCTCTTTGGTTTAAGATTATGGATTGGAGGCTGGAGGCCTGGAAAAAGAAATATTACGGGGAGACTGCGCTTGCTGCCGGAGCGAAAGCTTGA
- the pepN gene encoding aminopeptidase N, with the protein MDAPNILTQSEALERASLVNQVSYEIRLDLKAGSSTYQGETKILFFYTGKGKGKLKVDFVTKKIEVFLLNGKDFSGYTKTDSSLDLPGESLNQGKNEIKIKYVNDYNHSGSGFHQFKDPSDNSEYLHTDFEPFEAHRLFPCFDQPDLKATYELSLLGPKEWKYVHNTLPLQEEVQKEKIFIRFQKTALFSTYLFALIAGPYEVWEDKYKNIPLRILCRKSLSKYLDAENLFAITKESFAFLESYFDLPYPYGKYDQIFVPEFNMGAMENVGAVTFSEHYIFRSPRIYSEYLGRANTIYHEMVHMWFGNLVTMKWWNDLWLNESFADYLSYYAMSHGKLFPDALEHFYVREEWAYREDQLSTTHPIAGSAENTLDAISNFDGISYSKGASVLRQLMYYIGEDSFRKAMRKYFQKFANSNTVQTDFLDTMSETSGIDIRGWSKEWLDTTGVNTLLPEWKEDHLLIRQLPSEKNGLFRTHALEVTIFSLHGDAFEVAWKDRVVVKGQETILPYKHKPGSSEIVVLNTNDYAYAKTYLPKDGIALLKTSLNKLKDRFARRILWGSLWQMTRDAEISPKDFLELVFAQGIYEEDIAVRSSHILTKASSIAASYLKKEHREEWSTKLNELAKRGLHDSSTKEEEKIVWYRMLEGTSRTPGQLSYLKDLLDGRIVIPGIKIDQERRWSILTRLSAFGNRDALDLIAQEEKADTSDLGAKKAYGARVAYPDAKSKAEAWKEFTNAKTIRSTDTLRYGMRGFYWDHQEDMLKQYEDLYFAAVIGIYKDRDSHFSSAFGNILFPGVEPNQALVDKTNRFLKEQKEIPALLKKDLKQHRDDLERTVKILSRQ; encoded by the coding sequence ATGGACGCTCCAAATATACTCACACAATCGGAAGCTCTCGAAAGAGCGAGCCTCGTCAACCAAGTCAGCTACGAAATTCGCCTCGATCTGAAAGCGGGATCGTCCACGTATCAGGGAGAAACGAAGATTCTCTTTTTTTATACAGGCAAAGGAAAGGGAAAACTCAAAGTGGACTTCGTAACGAAGAAGATCGAAGTATTTCTGCTGAACGGAAAGGATTTTTCCGGTTATACCAAAACCGATTCCTCATTGGATTTGCCCGGTGAATCGCTCAATCAAGGGAAGAATGAAATCAAGATCAAGTACGTGAACGACTACAATCACAGCGGTTCGGGATTTCATCAGTTCAAAGATCCTTCGGACAATTCGGAATATCTTCATACGGACTTCGAACCGTTCGAAGCGCACCGATTGTTTCCGTGTTTCGATCAACCCGATCTCAAAGCGACATACGAACTTTCTCTCTTAGGTCCGAAGGAATGGAAATACGTCCACAACACTCTTCCTCTCCAAGAAGAAGTTCAAAAAGAAAAAATCTTCATTCGGTTTCAGAAGACCGCTTTGTTCTCCACGTATTTGTTCGCATTGATCGCCGGACCATACGAGGTCTGGGAAGATAAATACAAAAACATTCCCCTAAGAATTTTATGCAGAAAGTCCCTTTCCAAATATTTGGATGCGGAGAATCTGTTTGCGATTACGAAAGAATCCTTTGCGTTCTTAGAATCGTATTTCGACCTTCCGTATCCGTACGGCAAATACGATCAGATCTTCGTTCCGGAATTCAACATGGGCGCGATGGAAAACGTGGGAGCGGTTACGTTTTCGGAACATTATATTTTTAGAAGTCCCCGGATCTACTCCGAATATCTCGGAAGAGCCAATACGATCTATCACGAGATGGTTCATATGTGGTTCGGAAACCTTGTCACGATGAAATGGTGGAACGATCTTTGGTTGAACGAAAGTTTTGCGGATTATCTTTCCTATTACGCGATGTCGCACGGAAAATTATTTCCAGACGCACTCGAACATTTTTACGTTCGGGAAGAATGGGCGTATCGGGAAGATCAGTTGTCCACGACTCATCCGATCGCCGGAAGCGCAGAAAACACGTTAGACGCCATTAGCAACTTCGACGGGATCTCTTATTCCAAAGGAGCCTCCGTCCTTAGACAGTTGATGTACTATATCGGAGAGGATTCTTTTCGAAAAGCGATGCGGAAATACTTTCAGAAATTCGCGAATTCGAATACGGTTCAAACCGACTTTTTGGATACGATGTCCGAAACGTCGGGAATCGATATCCGCGGCTGGAGTAAAGAGTGGCTGGATACGACCGGAGTGAACACTCTCCTTCCCGAATGGAAAGAGGATCACCTGTTAATCCGGCAGCTTCCTTCCGAAAAGAACGGACTTTTTCGAACACACGCGCTGGAAGTTACGATTTTTTCCCTGCATGGCGACGCGTTCGAAGTCGCGTGGAAGGACCGCGTAGTCGTCAAAGGACAAGAAACGATTCTCCCTTATAAACACAAACCGGGATCTTCCGAGATCGTAGTATTGAACACGAACGATTATGCGTATGCGAAGACATATCTCCCGAAGGATGGGATCGCCCTTTTAAAAACTTCTTTGAACAAACTTAAGGATCGTTTTGCACGGAGAATTCTCTGGGGTTCCCTGTGGCAGATGACGCGCGACGCGGAAATTTCTCCGAAGGATTTTCTCGAACTGGTATTCGCACAAGGAATTTACGAAGAGGATATCGCGGTTCGAAGCAGCCATATCCTAACGAAGGCTTCTTCCATCGCAGCGAGTTATCTCAAAAAAGAACACAGGGAAGAATGGTCCACGAAGCTGAACGAACTCGCCAAACGCGGGTTACACGACTCATCCACCAAGGAAGAGGAAAAAATCGTATGGTATCGAATGCTGGAAGGAACTTCGAGAACGCCCGGTCAACTCTCCTACCTAAAAGATCTTTTGGATGGAAGGATCGTCATTCCCGGAATTAAAATCGATCAGGAAAGAAGATGGAGCATTTTGACTCGCCTCTCCGCGTTCGGAAACAGAGACGCGCTCGATCTCATCGCGCAAGAGGAAAAAGCGGACACTTCCGATCTGGGCGCCAAAAAAGCATACGGTGCGAGAGTCGCCTATCCGGACGCAAAATCCAAAGCCGAAGCCTGGAAAGAATTCACGAATGCAAAAACGATACGTTCCACGGATACGCTTCGTTACGGAATGCGCGGTTTTTACTGGGATCATCAGGAAGATATGCTGAAGCAATACGAAGACTTATACTTTGCTGCGGTGATCGGAATTTATAAGGATCGCGATTCTCATTTTTCCTCCGCTTTTGGAAATATCTTGTTTCCGGGTGTAGAACCGAATCAAGCGCTCGTCGACAAAACGAATCGTTTTTTGAAAGAGCAGAAGGAAATTCCTGCGTTGCTCAAGAAGGACTTAAAACAACACAGGGATGATTTGGAAAGGACGGTGAAAATTCTTTCGAGACAGTGA
- a CDS encoding MFS transporter has translation MTRTSTKHDPFQALKVADYRSFLFGKFMVTLSISIQTTVVGWQMYHLTGSNLHVGFIGLTEAIPSITMALFSGLIIDSFPRKKIITSALGLLSICSLLLLVLVVPNMNWILRDFGVYPIYGVIFLSGIARGFLNPATAAFQTQLVDKETFPNAATWSGIAWQTSLVLGPLTGGMLIVAGLYFAYSADLLLMAFGLTMMLLVKGKPVPPKPEESETIWQSLSSGWKFVSSHQIILGAISLDLFAVLFGGAVALLPSFTEKILGQSPEIFGILRSAQGVGAVLCAFFIAARPPKKHSGWILLSCVFGFGISIILFGLSNDYRISFLCLAAAGAFDMVSVVIRHTIVQMHTPDHMRGRVSAVNHIFIGSSNEIGEFESGVTAEWLGIRKSIVAGGALTLLTVAFVGGIAPRLRKMQLKDIL, from the coding sequence ATGACTCGAACTTCAACAAAACACGATCCTTTTCAAGCGCTGAAAGTCGCCGATTATCGTTCCTTTCTTTTCGGCAAGTTTATGGTGACTCTTTCCATCAGCATTCAAACCACCGTGGTCGGCTGGCAAATGTATCATCTCACGGGAAGCAACCTGCACGTCGGATTTATCGGACTTACGGAAGCGATTCCTTCGATCACGATGGCCTTGTTTTCCGGTCTTATCATCGATTCGTTTCCTAGAAAAAAAATCATCACATCCGCCCTCGGCCTTTTGTCGATCTGTTCCCTTCTGCTCCTTGTATTAGTAGTTCCTAATATGAATTGGATTCTCCGCGATTTCGGAGTGTATCCGATCTACGGAGTGATCTTTCTTTCCGGAATCGCGAGAGGATTTTTAAATCCGGCAACGGCAGCGTTTCAAACGCAACTCGTCGACAAGGAAACGTTTCCGAACGCGGCGACCTGGAGCGGAATCGCGTGGCAGACTTCTTTGGTTTTAGGTCCTCTTACGGGAGGAATGCTGATCGTAGCCGGTCTCTATTTCGCCTATTCGGCGGATCTGTTGCTGATGGCCTTCGGTTTAACGATGATGCTTCTCGTAAAAGGAAAACCGGTTCCTCCGAAACCGGAAGAAAGCGAAACCATCTGGCAAAGCCTCAGCAGCGGATGGAAATTCGTTTCTTCACATCAGATTATTCTCGGAGCGATTTCACTCGACTTGTTCGCGGTGTTGTTCGGAGGCGCGGTCGCACTTCTTCCTTCGTTTACCGAAAAGATTCTCGGACAAAGTCCGGAGATTTTCGGAATTCTTCGTTCTGCTCAAGGAGTGGGCGCGGTTCTTTGCGCGTTCTTCATCGCGGCAAGACCTCCGAAAAAACATTCGGGTTGGATTCTTCTTTCCTGCGTGTTCGGTTTCGGTATTAGCATCATTCTTTTCGGACTTTCTAACGATTATAGAATTTCGTTTCTTTGTCTTGCGGCGGCCGGCGCTTTCGATATGGTCAGCGTCGTGATACGTCATACTATCGTGCAGATGCATACGCCCGATCACATGAGGGGAAGGGTTTCTGCGGTGAATCATATCTTTATCGGTTCTTCGAACGAAATCGGAGAATTCGAATCCGGCGTGACCGCGGAATGGCTCGGAATCCGTAAGTCCATCGTAGCGGGAGGCGCGTTGACCCTTTTGACGGTCGCGTTTGTGGGTGGAATCGCTCCCCGCCTTCGGAAAATGCAGCTCAAAGACATTCTTTAG
- a CDS encoding NUDIX hydrolase: protein MKPFNPEEYDPLSNLWSKNDRKDLIQTPIFKLVSWHTTSPDRKVSRDFFHLESLDWVNVIALTPDDKILLIDQYRHGIHRFSLEIPGGIAEKATLLESAQAELVEETGYVSDEWEYLGKVTGNPAILNNWCHTFIAKNVRKLHDQDLDDSEQIEIFETPLRNVPRLIDENILHHGMMVAALGMYFIKNPIQN from the coding sequence ATGAAACCTTTTAACCCGGAAGAATACGATCCTCTCTCGAATCTTTGGTCCAAAAACGATCGAAAAGACCTGATCCAAACCCCGATTTTCAAACTCGTTTCCTGGCATACCACCTCCCCCGACCGAAAAGTTTCGAGGGACTTTTTTCATTTGGAATCCTTGGATTGGGTCAACGTGATCGCACTCACTCCGGACGACAAAATTCTTCTCATCGATCAATATAGACACGGAATCCATCGTTTCAGTTTGGAAATCCCCGGAGGAATCGCCGAGAAAGCGACTCTTCTCGAATCGGCACAAGCCGAACTCGTGGAAGAAACGGGTTACGTCTCCGACGAATGGGAATACTTGGGAAAGGTTACCGGAAACCCCGCGATCTTGAACAATTGGTGTCATACTTTTATTGCGAAAAACGTTCGTAAACTTCACGATCAGGATCTGGACGACAGCGAACAAATCGAAATCTTTGAAACACCTCTGCGCAATGTTCCCCGTTTGATCGACGAAAACATTCTTCATCACGGAATGATGGTCGCCGCTCTCGGAATGTATTTTATAAAAAACCCAATCCAAAATTAG
- a CDS encoding ATP-dependent helicase: protein MKLNPEQEKAVRHVDGPILIFAGAGSGKTRVISNRIAHLIENAGVPAGKIVALSFTNKSAREMEERVRKMIPRQKLKGIVLSTFHSLGLNILKKHIGLLGYKHPFLLMNQNDQEGFVTTLLIANKVELKKAKVSEVLGKISRIKNSGPAYREYLDSSLVESDQIANLIFDSYQTSLKEQNSLDFDDLILLPGVLLRDFPEVREEYHKKYQYFMVDEFQDTNQTQYVFLRSLMGENRNLCVVGDDDQSIYAFRGSDLSLILGFENDFPEANVVRLLENYRSTQVIIQGANSLIKNNLSRRSKELFSSIPGGRKIRYIERMDEKDEAAYVVDCIRDEIIKDARVGSQIAILFRTNFQTRPFEEELRSRSIPYKLVGGYNFFDRKEVRDMISYIRLIANTRDDASLLRILNYPKRGIGPGSISLIHEKAAHMGESLYEILFRVCESPDFIPGLQKKIQSEIYNFVNLIERTKKKFSTAPKMYFAFREFIQDVGIEKEILLEEKDEKVAKARSFNLSELVNMMSYFEENHDSPEKPTLFDFINRLNLLMEDETPSEDDKEDNRVQLLTIHQSKGLEFDSVYVAGMEEGILPNSRVLTEESSVDEERRLLYVAMTRARKHLCLTGAANRRKFGEQMATQASRFLTEIDSETMDWVSNDEVRQQETDDFFAELEKLKTGS from the coding sequence ATGAAGCTCAATCCTGAACAGGAAAAAGCGGTTCGTCACGTTGATGGACCGATTCTCATTTTTGCCGGCGCCGGCTCCGGAAAAACGCGCGTGATCTCCAACCGAATCGCGCATTTGATCGAAAACGCGGGAGTTCCCGCGGGAAAAATCGTGGCCTTATCGTTTACGAACAAGAGCGCGCGCGAAATGGAAGAGCGTGTTCGCAAAATGATCCCGCGCCAAAAGCTCAAAGGAATCGTATTGTCCACGTTTCATTCTCTCGGACTCAATATTCTCAAAAAACACATCGGACTTTTGGGATACAAACACCCGTTTCTTTTGATGAACCAAAACGATCAGGAAGGGTTCGTAACTACATTACTCATCGCTAATAAAGTAGAATTAAAAAAAGCGAAAGTTTCCGAGGTTCTCGGAAAAATTTCGAGGATCAAAAACTCCGGACCGGCTTACAGAGAATATCTGGACTCTTCCTTGGTCGAATCGGATCAGATCGCGAATCTCATCTTCGACAGTTATCAGACCTCTCTCAAAGAACAGAATTCTCTCGACTTCGACGATCTCATTCTTTTACCCGGAGTGCTTCTCCGCGATTTTCCGGAAGTAAGAGAAGAATATCATAAGAAGTATCAATACTTTATGGTCGACGAGTTTCAGGACACGAATCAGACGCAGTATGTTTTTCTAAGATCGCTCATGGGGGAGAATCGAAATCTTTGCGTGGTCGGAGACGACGACCAATCCATCTACGCGTTCCGAGGATCGGATCTCAGTTTGATTCTCGGATTCGAAAACGATTTTCCCGAAGCCAACGTTGTGCGCCTTTTGGAGAATTACAGATCCACACAAGTAATCATACAAGGCGCCAATTCGCTTATCAAAAACAATCTTTCGAGAAGATCGAAGGAATTATTTTCCTCCATACCCGGAGGAAGAAAGATCCGTTACATCGAGCGGATGGATGAGAAGGACGAGGCCGCGTACGTCGTCGATTGTATCCGCGACGAAATCATCAAGGATGCGAGAGTAGGAAGCCAGATCGCGATTCTTTTCAGAACCAATTTTCAAACGCGCCCGTTCGAGGAGGAACTGAGAAGCCGTTCCATTCCGTATAAACTCGTGGGCGGATATAATTTTTTCGATCGAAAGGAAGTTCGGGACATGATCTCTTACATCCGTCTGATCGCGAACACGAGAGACGACGCTTCTCTACTCCGAATTTTGAATTATCCGAAGCGCGGGATCGGACCGGGAAGTATTTCTCTCATCCACGAAAAAGCCGCGCACATGGGAGAATCCTTATACGAAATTCTTTTCCGAGTCTGCGAGTCCCCCGATTTCATTCCGGGTCTACAGAAAAAGATTCAATCCGAGATTTACAACTTCGTAAACCTGATCGAACGGACCAAAAAGAAATTTTCGACGGCGCCTAAGATGTATTTTGCGTTCCGCGAATTCATCCAAGACGTGGGAATCGAAAAGGAAATCCTTCTCGAGGAAAAAGACGAGAAGGTCGCCAAGGCGCGCTCCTTCAACCTTTCCGAACTCGTGAACATGATGTCGTACTTTGAGGAGAATCACGATTCTCCCGAAAAACCGACTCTGTTTGATTTTATCAACCGGCTCAATTTGCTTATGGAAGACGAGACTCCTTCCGAAGATGATAAGGAAGACAATCGGGTCCAGCTCCTCACGATTCATCAATCGAAAGGATTGGAATTCGATTCCGTTTATGTCGCAGGAATGGAAGAAGGAATTCTTCCCAACTCTCGAGTGTTAACCGAAGAATCCTCCGTGGACGAGGAAAGGCGTTTGCTCTACGTTGCTATGACCCGTGCCAGGAAGCATTTATGCTTGACAGGGGCCGCAAATCGACGCAAATTTGGGGAGCAAATGGCTACCCAGGCCTCCCGGTTCCTTACGGAAATCGATTCGGAGACTATGGACTGGGTTTCCAATGATGAGGTTCGGCAACAGGAGACGGATGACTTCTTCGCCGAGCTTGAAAAATTGAAAACAGGATCGTAG
- a CDS encoding tetratricopeptide repeat protein: MTFYRNIFTLVIILLLSACASGQKSVDSGLSQESAVRSKIQGIDSQLSVSNLDEKKRSSLLMEKAKLLLQIESYKEASIVLKQIQSSKEGKGLEHLDHYLGAAYLGINDTENAIVHFRKSESLDKNYESTTRKKMYAKALYQEEKYGLALGILGRASRERDFEKDILFYETVANSFMRIKEFKRCQMVLEEGLQKFPESPVLKEIQEQLSQVLPR, from the coding sequence ATGACTTTTTACAGAAATATATTTACTCTGGTGATCATTCTCCTTCTTTCCGCTTGCGCGAGCGGTCAGAAATCCGTGGATTCCGGCCTTTCTCAGGAATCCGCAGTCCGCTCCAAGATTCAAGGAATCGATTCCCAACTTTCCGTTTCCAATTTGGACGAAAAAAAACGTTCGTCCTTACTCATGGAAAAAGCAAAATTACTGCTTCAAATCGAATCCTATAAAGAAGCTTCCATCGTTTTAAAACAAATCCAAAGCTCCAAGGAAGGAAAAGGTCTGGAACACTTAGATCATTACCTGGGAGCCGCTTATCTCGGAATCAACGACACGGAAAACGCGATCGTTCACTTCAGAAAATCCGAGTCCTTGGATAAGAATTACGAGTCCACCACCCGTAAGAAAATGTATGCAAAGGCCCTCTATCAAGAGGAGAAATACGGTCTCGCACTCGGAATTTTGGGCCGCGCTTCCAGAGAAAGGGACTTTGAAAAAGACATTCTTTTTTACGAAACCGTAGCCAACAGCTTTATGCGGATCAAGGAATTCAAAAGATGCCAGATGGTTCTGGAAGAGGGTCTTCAGAAATTTCCGGAAAGTCCGGTTCTGAAGGAAATCCAGGAACAACTTTCTCAGGTTCTTCCCCGATAA